The genomic stretch GTGcgaggttcaccttcaaacaggacaacgaccctaagcacacagccaagacaacgcaggagtggctttgaatgtccttgagtggcccagcaagagcccagacttgaacctgatcgaatctctggagaaacctgaaaatagctgtgcagcgactctccccatccaacctgacagagcttgagaggatctgcagagaagaattggagaaagtccccaaatacaggtgtgccaagaagactcgaggctgtaatcgctgccgaatgtggttcaacaaattactgagtaaagggtctgaatgcttatgtaaatttgtaaagatttttttttttaaatctgtttttgctttgtcattatggggcattgtgtgtagattggcgggaaatgtaatcaattttagaacacacTGTATATGAGCAGGCTATTAAATTGTGGCAAACACAGCATTAATTTAAACTTAATTTGGCTAAAGAAAATGTCTCAACAGAATGAAATAAAACAATTGCAAACTGGTTTAAACCTTGACAAAAGTTTTGAACAGGCTATATTGCAGCAATTACCAACAAAGGCAAGTGCCTACAATACCCAATAAATGACAGAAATAGGCTGTTATGGGGATCACGTGACCCTTGAACGAGATGGCCGCATGAACTAAGAGCTCCACACAAGTCGTTTCCAACTCATCTGACCTCCACTTCAAGTTTAAACTCCTTTAGCTTTAGTAAGAAAGTAATGGCGGCTACAAAAGGCGGCATTACAGGTGACATTGTTATCCGGACTCGAGCATTAGCGGCGGAAAAAGCCTCCAAGAAGAAACTAGCTTCAGAAAAAGCTAGCGCCATTAGCCAGGAGCATTAATGCTATTACTAAAGGAGGTAAGACAACATATAGCCGACATCCAAAGACCCACCCGACCTGCTAAATGTCATTATAGCCGTCTAATCTATATTTATTTTCAGTTAGACTGTATGgtgggttagagtcagggtcagttacactgtacggtgggttagagtcagggtcagttacactgtatggtgggttagagtcagggtcagTTACACTGTATGGTGAGTCAGGGTCAGTTACACTGTATGgtgggttagagtcagggtcagttacactgtatggtgggttagagtcagggtcagTTACACTGTATGGTGGGTTAGAGTTAGACAGTACGgtgggttagagtcagggtcagttacactgtaaggtgggttagagtcagacagtatggtgggttagagtcagggtcagttacactgtatggtgggttagagtcagggtcagttacactgtatggtgggttagagtcagggtcagttacactgtaaggtgggttagagtcagacagtatggtgggttagagtcagggtcagTTACACTGTATGGTGGGTTAGAGTTAGACAGTACGgtgggttagagtcagggtcagTTACACTGTACGGTGGGTTAGGGTCAGACAGTAAGGTGGGTTAGAGTTAGACAGTACGgtgggttagagtcagggtcagttacactgtatggtgggttagagtcagggtcagttacactgtatggtgggttagagtcagggtcagTTACACTGTATGGTGGGTTAGAGTTAGACAGTACGGTGGGTTAGAGTTAGACAGTACGgtgggttagagtcagggtcagttacactgtatggtgggttagagtcagggtcagttacactgtacggtgggttagagtcagggtcagttacactgtacggtgggttagagtcagggtcagttacactgtatggtgggttagagtcagggtcagttacactgtatggtgggttagagtcagggtcagttacactgtatggtgggttagagtcagggtcagttacactgtacggtgggttagagtcagggtcagttacactgtatggtgggttagagtcagggtcagttacactgtatggtgggttagagtcagggtcagTTACACTGTAAGGTGGGTTAGAGTTAGACAGTACGgtgggttagagtcagggtcagttacactgtatggtgggttagagtcagggtcagttacactgtacggtgggttagagtcagggtcagTTACACTGTATGGTGGGTTAGAGTTAGACAGTACGgtgggttagagtcagggtcagttacactgtacggtgggttagagtcagggtcagTTACACTGTATGGTGGGTTAGAGTTAGACAGTACGgtgggttagagtcagggtcagTTACACTGTATGGTGGGTTAGAGCCGGGGTCAGTTAGACAGTAAGgtgggttagagtcagggtcagttacactgtacggtgggttagagtcagacagtatggtgggttagagtcagggtcagttacactgtacggtgggttagagtcagggtcagttacactgtatggtgggttagagtcagggtcagTTACACTGTATGGTGAGTCAGGGTCAGTTACACTGTATGGTGGGTTAGAGTCGGACAGTACGgtgggttagagtcagggtcagTTACACTGTATGGTGGGTTAGAGCCGGGGTCAGTTACACTATGGTGGGTTAGAGTCGGGGTCAGTTACACTGTATGGTGGGTTAGAGTCGGGGTCAGTTACACTGTATGGTGGGTTAGAGTCGGGGTCAGTTAGTGTGCTgggttagagtcagacagtaTGGTGGGTTAGAGTCGGGGTCAGTGAGACAGTATGGTGGTGACTAACCCACTGAAAAGTGGGTTCAATTTGACTGTATATTGGGTTAGTCCGGGTCAGTTACACTGTATGGTGGGTGAGTCAGGGTCAGTTAGTGTGctgggttagagtcagggtcagTTAGTGTGCTGGGTTAGAGGCAGGGTCAGTTAGTGTGttgggttagagtcagggtcagTTAGTGTCAGTGTGctgggttagagtcagggtcagTTAGTGTGctgggttagagtcagggtcagTTAGTGTGctgggttagagtcagggtcagTTAGTGTGttgggttagagtcagggtcatTTAGACAGTGttgggttagagtcagggtcagTTAGTGTGTTGGGTTAGactcagggtcagtgtgttgggttagagtcagggtcagTTAGTGTGttgggttagagtcagggtcagTTAGTGTGTTGGGTTAGACTCAGGGTCAGTTAGTGTGttgggttagagtcagggtcagttagtgtggtggtgtgttgggttagagtcagggtcagTTAGTGTGTTGAGtcagggtcagtgtgttgggTTAAAGTCAGGGTCAGTTAGTGTGTTGGGTTAGTCAGGGTCATTTAGACTGTATGGTGGTTTAGAGTCGGGGTCAGGTTAAATTTGACTGTGGATTAGAGTCTGAGGAATAcagtagttctgtctgtctgggtcataGCACACCGGTCTCATATTCTTGTGATGTTTCTCCCAGTCATTAGACAAGCACACAGGCAACAGCCAACGCTGCACTCCGGATTTATTTCCATGGTTCGAGATACACCTGCTGGTATTGGGTTAGGAGTTAGTCATCCACCTCTTTGGTGGCTCCTCCCCTCTGCAGCTGGAGACAATCAGCCAATAGCCAGCTGCCTGGGTGTGGCCGGCCTAGGCGCAGAACCCTGACCCATCCCCCGGGGAAACAGGTGGTGGAGGACGACATCATGCTCTCTCCCTGCCAGACTCTCCTCTTCCATCTGGGGGGTCAGCAATGGCTGGCTGTGATTGGCTTGGCATTTCAGCTTCCAGTACTGATACATGAAGTGGACTGTCTCCTGGTTCAGCTGCAGGGCCTGGGACACCTCCTTCACATCGACTAACTGGTGTGGCGACTCctccagctgctgtagtctgatGTGACGGAGGCTCAGGGCCTCCACTGGGTTGGGGACTGGATGAGGGACAGGGGCGTTAAGAACTTCATCTCCTCTcagtctccctcccctcctcccctcctccttgcCGTCCTCTCCTCCCACCAGACCAGAGTGTTTGGGGCAGAAGGACTTGAACTTGACCTCATCCTGCTCTTTGATGATGGTGTTCATCTCCAGACTGCTGTCTAAGGCACAGCTCACATGGAACGCTGTCCGACAGCTTTCAGCTGAACACTGAGGGAACAGAGAGGAATGCTAAGGTAACTGACAGAAAACTGACAGAGAAAGGACTGCTAACGTGACAGAAATCCACACTAACAGTTATTAAAGCCTTCTCCATGCTAGCTTCatagatccagtctggtctttacagagacagcaggtcagtgtgtacaggatccagtctggtctttacagagacagcaggtcagtgtgtatCTGTATACAGGGGCCAGTCTGGTCTttacagagacagcaggtcagtgtgtatCTGTATACAGGGGCCAGTCTGGTCTTTACacagacagcaggtcagtgtgtacaggatccagtctggtctttacagagacagcaggtcagtgtgtatctgtatacaggatccagtctggtctttacagagacagcaggtcagtgtgtacaggatccagtctggtctttacagagacagcaggtcagtgtgtatctgtatacaggatccagtctggtctttacacagacagcaggtcagtgtgtatctgtatacaggatccagtctggtctttacacagacagcaggtcagtgtgtacaggatccagtctggtctttacagagacagcaggtcagtgtgtacaggatccagtctggtctttacagagacagcaggacagtgtatacaggatccagtctggtctttacagagacagcaggtcagtgtgtacttgtgtacaggatccagtctggtctttacagagacagcaggtcagtgtgtatctgtatacaggatccagtctggtctttacagagacagcaggtcagtatgtacaggatccagtctggtcTTTACAGAGACAGCATGTATCTGTGtacaggatccagtctggtcTTTACACAGACAGCCGGTCAGTGTGtacaggatccagtctggtcTTTACAGAGTCAGTTACACTGTATGgtgggttagagtcagggtcagTTACACTGTCTTTACAGAGATAGCAGGTCAGTGTGTACTTGTGtacaggatccagtctggtcattacagagacagcaggtcagtgtgtacctgtgtacaggatccagtctggtctttacagagacagcaggtcagtgtgtatctgtatacaggatccagtctggtctttacagagacagcaggtcagtgtgtacctgtgtacaggatccagtctggtctttacagagacagcaggtcagtgtgtatctgtatacaggatccagtctggtcttcacacagacagcaggtcagtgtgtatctgtatacaggatccagtctggtcTTTACACAGACATCAGGTCAGTGTGtacaggatccagtctggtctttacacagacagcaggtcagtgtgtacaggatccagtctggtctttacagagacagcaggacagtgtgtatctgtatacaggatccagtctggtctttacagagacagcaggtcagtgtgtatctgtatacaggatccagtctggtcTTTACAGAGACAGCAGGACAGTGTGTATCTGTATACAGGATCCAGTCTGTTCAttacagagacagcaggtcagtgtgtatctgtatacaggatccagtctggtctttacacagacagcaggtcagtgtgtatCTGTATACAGGGGCCAGTCTGGTCTttacagagacagcaggtcagtgtgtatCTGTATACAGGGGCCAGTCTGGTCTTTACacagacagcaggtcagtgtgtacaggatccagtctggtctttacagagacagcaggtcagtgtgtatctgtatacaggatccagtctggtctttacagagacagcaggtcagtgtttacaggatccagtctggtctttacagagacagcaggtcagtgtgtatctgtatacaggatccagtctggtctttacacagacagcaggtcagtgtgtatctgtatacaggatccagtctggtctttacacagacagcaggtcagtgtgtacaggatccagtctggtctttacacagacagcaggtcagtgtgtacaggatccagtctggtctttacagagacagcaggacagtgtgtatctgtatacaggatccagtctggtctttacagagacagcaggtcagtgtgtatctgtatacaggatccagtctggtctttacacagacagcaggtcagtgtgtatctgtatacaggatccagtctggtctttacacagacagcaggtcagtgtgtatctgtatacaggatccagtctggtctttacagagacagcaggtcagtgtgtacaggatccagtctggtctttacagagacagcaggtcagtgtgtacaggatccagtctggtctttacagagacagcaggacagtgtatacaggatccagtctggtctttacagagacagcaggtcagtgtgtacaggatccagtctggtctttacagagacagcaggacagtgtatacaggatccagtctggtctttacagagacagcaggtcagtgtgtacttgtgtacaggatccagtctggtctttacacagacagcaggtcagtgtgtatctgtatacaggatccagtctggtctttacagagacagcaggtcagtgtgtacaggatccagtctggtctttacagagacagcaggtcagtgtgtacaggatccagtctggtctttacagagacagcaggacagtgtatacaggatccagtctggtctttacagagacagcaggtcagtgtgtacaggatccagtctggtctttacagagacagcaggacagtgtatacaggatccagtctggtctttacagagacagcaggtcagtgtgtacttgtgtacaggatccagtctggtctttacagagacagcaggtcagtgtgtatctgtatacaggatccagtctggtcTTTACAGAGACAGCATGTATCTGTGtacaggatccagtctggtctttacacagacagcaggtcagtgtgtacaggatccagtctggtcTTTACAGAGTCAGTTACACTGTATGgtgggttagagtcagggtcagTTACACTGTCTTTACAGAGATAGCAGGTCAGTGTGTACTTGTGtacaggatccagtctggtcattacagagacagcaggtcagtgtgtacctgtgtacaggatccagtctggtctttacagagacagcaggtcagtgtgtatctgtatacaggatccagtctggtctttacagagacagcaggtcagtaTGTACCTGTGtacaggatccagtctggtctttacagagacagcaggtcaATGTGTATCTGTAtacaggatccagtctggtctttacagagacagcaggtcagtaTGTACCTGTGtacaggatccagtctggtctttacacagacagcaggtcagtgtgtacaggatccagtctggtctttacagagacagcagggcagtgtgtacctgtgtacaggatccagtttggtctttacagagacagcaggtcagtgtgtacaggatccagtctggtctttacagagacagcaggtcagtgtgtacaggatccagtctggtcTTTACAGAGATAGCAGGTCAGTGTGTACCTGTGtacaggatccagtctggtctttacagagacagcaggtcagtgtgtatctgtatacaggatccagtctggtctttacacagacagcaggtcagtgtgtacaggatccagtctggtcTTTACAGAGATAGCAGGTCAGTGTGTACCTGTGtacaggatccagtctggtctttacagagacagcaggtcagtgtgtatCTGTATACAGGACCCAGTCTGGTCTttacagagacagcaggtcagtgtgtacctgtgtacaggatccagtctggtctttacagagacagcaggtcagtgtgtatctgtatacaggatccagtctggtctttacacaaacagcaggtcagtgtgtacaggatccagtctggtccttacagagacagcaggtcagtgtgtatctgtatacaggatccagtctggtctttgcaggtcagtgtgtatctgtgtacaggatccagtctggtctttacagagacagcaggtcagtgtatacaggatccagtctggtccttacagagacagcaggtcagtgtgtatctgtatacaggatccagtctggtctttacagagacagcaggtcagtgtatacaggatccagtctggtccttacagagacagcaggtcagtgtgtatctgtatacaggttccagtctggtctttacagagacagcaggtcagtgtgtacctgtgtacaggatccagtctggtctttacagagacagcaggtcagtgtgtatCTGTATACAGGGGCCAGTCTGGTCTttacagagacagcaggtcagtgtgtatctgtatacaggatccagtctggtctttacagagacagcaggtcagtgtaTACAGGATCCAGTCGGGTCTttacagagacagcaggtcagtgtgtatctgtatacaggatccagtctggtccttacagagacagcaggtcagtgtgtatctgtgtacaggatccagtctggtctttacagagacagcaggtcagtgtgtacaggatccagtctggtctttacagagacagcaggtcagtgtgtacaggatccagtctggtctttacagagacagcaggtcagtgtgtatctgtatacaggatccagtctggtctttacagagacagcaggtcagtgtgtatctgtatacgggatccagtctggtctttacagagacagcaggtcagtgtgtacCTGTGTAAAGGGTCCAGTCTGGTCTttacagagacagcaggtcagtgtgtatctgtatacaggatccagtctggtctttacacagacagcaggtcagtgtgtacaggatccagtctggtctttacacagacagcaggtcagtgtgtacAGGATCCAGTTTGGTCTTTACacagacagcaggtcagtgtgtacaggatccagtttggtctttacagagacagcaggtcagtgtgtacaggatccagtctggtctttacagagacagcaggtcagtgtgtacaggatccagtctggtctttacagatcagtgtgtatctgtgtacaggatccagtctggtcTTTGCAGatcagtgtgtatctgtgtacaggatccagtctggtctttacagagacagcaggtcagtgtaTACAGGATCCAGTCGGGTCTttacagagacagcaggtcagtgtgtatctgtatacaggatccagtctggtctttacagagacagcaggtcaATGTGTATCTGTAtacaggatccagtctggtctttacagagacagcaggtcaatgtatacaggatccagtctggtccttacagagacagcaggtcagtgtgtatctgtatacaggttccagtctggtctttacagagacagcaggtcagtgtgtacctgtgtacaggatccagtctggtctttacagagacagcaggtcagtgtgtatCTGTATACAGGGGCCAGTCTGATCTttacagagacagcaggtcagtgtgtacaggatccagtctggtctttacagagacagcaggtcagtgtgtacCTGTGTACAGGATCCAGTCTGGTTTTTACATAGGCAGCAGGTCAGTGTGTATCTGTAtacaggatccagtctggtctttacagagacagcaggtcagtgtaTACAGGATCCAGTCGGGTCTttacagagacagcaggtcagtgtgtatctgtatacaggatccagtctggtccttacagagacagcaggtcagtgtgtatctgtgtacaggatccagtctggtctttacagagacagcaggtcagtgtgtatCTGTATACAGGGTCCAGTCTGGTATttacagagacagcaggtcagtgtgtacaggttccagtctggtctttacagagacagcaggtcagtgtgtacaggatccagtctggtctttacagagacagcaggtcagtgtgtatctgtatacaggatccagtctggtctttacagagacagtaggtcagtgtgtacaggatccagtctggtctttacagagacagcaggtcagtgtgtacaggatccagtctggtctttacaggatccagtctggtctttacagagacagcaggtcagtgtgtacaggatccagtctggtctttacagagacagcaggtcagtgtgtacaggatccagtctggtctttacagagacagcaggtcagtgtgtacaggatccagtctggtctttacagagacagcaggtcagtgtgtatctgtgtacaggatccagtctggtctttacagagacagcaggtcagtgtgtatctgtgtacaggatccagtctggtctttacagagacagcaggtcagtgtgtatCTGTATACAGGGTCCAGTCTGGTATttacagagacagcaggtcagtgtgtacaggttccagtctggtctttacagagacagcaggtcagtgtgtacaggatccagtctggtctttacagagacagcaggtcagtgtgtatctgtatacaggatccagtctggtctttacagagacagcaggtcagAGCCCATCTGTTACTGGGGATGTGGGACATGTTGGTGATGGGCTCCATCTTTTCTGGGTTCCCAATGCTCACCTAGGCAGACATGCACAACACAGAGCAGGGGTCACATTAGCTGTCAGAAGTCTGCAGTTTCACTATGTCTTTAGTTTACATAAGATAAAGCAACGtaaaacattttccacaaaaTCACTGATtacatcagatgacaacagaagatGAACACTACTGTTAGCTTCCAAACAGAAGTAAATGAACTTACAATAAGCAGGGTTAAAGGttaagggtcaggggttaggggtcgtCACCTCGGGGATCCACAGAGCACAGCTGACGTGGACCCACTTGGTTCCGCTGCGTGTGGGCTTCATGGCCCCGCCCTTCTTGGGGCAGACTTGGCATTTGGGCGAGATGCCGAGAGCACAGGTCTGACACAGCCAGCTCCCTTTTGGTACGTTCAGAATCCCATAACACCCCTGGAACATACAGACccagacagggttaggggtcatcACCTCGGGGATCCACAGAGCACAGGTCTGACACAGCCTGCTCCCTTTCGGTACCTTCAGAATCCCATAACACCCCTGGAACATACAGGCCATTGAAGAGCAGAATTACAAGCGGTATTAAAAACAGTCTGAATAAAACTAAAGCGGTACCTGGTGAACACAGATGTTGCACTTGTCACAGAACACCATCTCATTGTTGTCCTCGCCGTCAGGTGACCGACACACGTCACACACGACGTCTTCGTCGTACTCCATGCCAAACCCCTCCTCCGTTGCCATGGGATGTCTCATTCTGTCATAGCAACGCCGCTCGAACTCCTCCATCGCTCTCTCCATGGTGGTCTCATCCAGCACAGCCATGCCTGAAAAACAGTAAACAGTATTATAGTGCAGTCTAGACCAGCAAGGGGTCAAATGGAGGTATCTGAGTGTAAAATATCCACCAGTCTGAACTTAGTAAACCAGGTAGAAAGGGTGTAGAAATTATAATGAACTTACATGTGTAAATAAATGTTAACTCTTTTTTTGGTCTCTAACCAGTGAGTTTAGAAAATGAAGAATATGGGCAACAAAACACAATAAGAGGTGTGGATGTTCTTAGAACTACTGCATTACCAATATAGTATTACACACATTTTCACAGATTGTATTTGGGATTCTTTTTTGCGATGTGAATATTGGATCGCTCTAGAGACAAAACCAGTAGAGAACCACTGGtcgagactaaccctaaccctccagtagagaaccactggtctagactaACCCCTAACTCCCCAGtagagaaccactggtctagactaacccctaaccccccagtagag from Oncorhynchus clarkii lewisi isolate Uvic-CL-2024 chromosome 25, UVic_Ocla_1.0, whole genome shotgun sequence encodes the following:
- the LOC139384013 gene encoding protein Jade-1-like isoform X1 codes for the protein MKRSRHPSSSEDSDNGSNSTSWSQHSKLRRTNGMKPAEVFRTDFITAMKLHDKYQLNPEDYYVLADPWRQEWEKGVQVPVSPHIIPQTVARVVAEKGTEVMFLKPKKWIRSGGSEALGYVDIQTLAEGTCRYDLNDTDVAWLELINHQFTLMGMAVLDETTMERAMEEFERRCYDRMRHPMATEEGFGMEYDEDVVCDVCRSPDGEDNNEMVFCDKCNICVHQGCYGILNVPKGSWLCQTCALGISPKCQVCPKKGGAMKPTRSGTKWVHVSCALWIPECSAESCRTAFHVSCALDSSLEMNTIIKEQDEVKFKSFCPKHSGLVGGEDGKEEGRRGGRLRGDEVLNAPVPHPVPNPVEALSLRHIRLQQLEESPHQLVDVKEVSQALQLNQETVHFMYQYWKLKCQANHSQPLLTPQMEEESLAGREHDVVLHHLFPRGMGQGSAPRPATPRQLAIG
- the LOC139384013 gene encoding protein Jade-1-like isoform X2, which encodes MKRSRHPSSSEDSDNGSNSTSWSQHSKLRRTNGMKPAEVFRTDFITAMKLHDKYQLNPEDYYVLADPWRQEWEKGVQVPVSPHIIPQTVARVVAEKGTEVMFLKPKKWIRSGGSEALGYVDIQTLAEGTCRYDLNDTDVAWLELINHQFTLMGMAVLDETTMERAMEEFERRCYDRMRHPMATEEGFGMEYDEDVVCDVCRSPDGEDNNEMVFCDKCNICVHQGCYGILNVPKGSWLCQTCALGISPKCQVCPKKGGAMKPTRSGTKWVHVSCALWIPEVSIGNPEKMEPITNMSHIPSNRWALTCCLCKDQTGSCIQIHTDLLSL